In Streptomyces sp. Li-HN-5-11, the sequence GTCGGATGTGGGCGTGCGCACGCCTGCGCGCGATGAGTTGAGCTGGGATGCCGGTGCGGGGCGCACTCGTGGTCCTTCGTCGGATGCCGATGTCCGCGGTCGCCGGGATGTCGGTCGTCACGGTGCGTCCTCGGAAGGCGCCGGGACTGCAATGCCGCTGACGGGCGCCTCGGGGCGGGTTGTCCCGTTCTCTGCGAATCCGGCGGAGATGGTACGCACCGTGTGGCGTTTCACCCACGCCAAAAGCAGTCCGGCCAACGCGGCCGCGACGAGCAGCCACGGCATCTGGGCGCCGAATCCGCCGGTGGCACCGGTGAACGTCTTCCACTTGACGACTGCGAGAACGATCGCCGTGACGATGCCGACTGCGCCCAACAAGGGCGCCACAGTTCCGGACCAGGTGTTCACGCGCACCCGTTGGCGGCGGAAGAAGACAATCGCGGAGACCGACGTACTCGCCTGGAGCACCAGGACTCCTACGGTCCCGAGTCCGGTCAGCCAGGCGAACATCTGGAGGAACGGGTCGGCGCCGCCGATCACGAAGGCGGCCACCACGATCGTGGTGACGAGGCTGCCCGCGACGCTGGCCACGTGCGGGGACTGCCACCGTCTGTGCGTCCTGCGCAGGGGCGAGGGCAGCACTCCGCCGCGGCCCAGCGAGTACATATAGCGGGCGATGGTGTTGTGGAAGGCCACCAGTGTGGCGAAGTAGCTGGTGATGAGCAGGACGTTGAGGATGCCCGTGGACCACTGTCCGACGAAGCGCGTGTTCGCGGCGAGGACGAAGTTCGCCGGATCCTTGGCGGCGGTGCCCTGTACTTCGTTCGACTTGTATGCCAGCCCGATGGCCCAGGTGGTGATCGCGTAGAAGGCGCAGATGCTGATGACGGCGGTGTAGGTGGCGCGGGGCACGGTCTTGCGGGGTTCTCGAGCCTCCTCGCCGTAGATGGCCGTGGCCTCGAATCCGATGAAGGAGGCCGCGGCGAACAGAATCGCGATACCCACGTCGCCGTGGAAGACGTTGGCGGGTGCGAAGGCCGCGAGCGAGACACCGTCCGCCCCGCCCTGGGCCGGTGTGACGACGTCGAACGCCACGAGCAACGCCATCTCGGCGACCATGAGGACCCCGAGGACCTTCGCGCTGAGGTTGACCTCGACGTACCCCAGGACCGCCACCACGGCGACGGCGGCCAGGGCCCAGAATCCCCACGGTAGGTCGACGTGCAGGCGCTGCAGGACGATCGCGCGGGTGAAGTATCCGAAGGCGC encodes:
- a CDS encoding APC family permease, encoding MTTTPTGAEAATEQYQLKRHSLGVAGIVFFVMSAAAPLAATLGSAPITFGATGQGAPGAYLLVGIVLLCFAAGYAAMSRHVTSSAGFAAYIERGLGRVAGFAGATTAVFSYVLMLIGIYGAFGYFTRAIVLQRLHVDLPWGFWALAAVAVVAVLGYVEVNLSAKVLGVLMVAEMALLVAFDVVTPAQGGADGVSLAAFAPANVFHGDVGIAILFAAASFIGFEATAIYGEEAREPRKTVPRATYTAVISICAFYAITTWAIGLAYKSNEVQGTAAKDPANFVLAANTRFVGQWSTGILNVLLITSYFATLVAFHNTIARYMYSLGRGGVLPSPLRRTHRRWQSPHVASVAGSLVTTIVVAAFVIGGADPFLQMFAWLTGLGTVGVLVLQASTSVSAIVFFRRQRVRVNTWSGTVAPLLGAVGIVTAIVLAVVKWKTFTGATGGFGAQMPWLLVAAALAGLLLAWVKRHTVRTISAGFAENGTTRPEAPVSGIAVPAPSEDAP